The DNA sequence GTGCTGGATGACCAGACCAACACCTTCTACCGACAGCGCACCTACTACCGCTGGAACAACGGCTGGAGCCGCTCGATCAGCCCCAACGGCCCGTGGGAAGAAACCAACATCCACGGCGTACCGGCGGGACTGGGCAAGCAGTTCGGGGAGTAAAGAAAAACGGCGATCTCTGGATCGCCGTTTTGCTGTGTAGGGTCATGAGCTTTCAAAGAATCGCGTGATAGCCGCTCAGTGCCTGGGCCGATTTAATCAGGCCTTGTCGTTGCAGTAGATCAAGAAAGGGTTCGACGTCCATGGCAGGCATTTTCAGCTGCCGACGCTGCTTTTGGGCCGCTGCAACCACTGCTGCCGGATCAAGCCCCAAGAGGTTGTCGACGAACTCGTCCGGATGTTGCGCTTCGATGCCGAAAGGCTCCAGCGCTTTGCAGGGAAAGTCTTTCTGGTTGAACGTCACTATCACGCTTGCGCCGCAGCGGATGGCCGCTGCCAGAACATGACGATCATCGCAGTCGGGCAAGGTGAGTCCGGCGATCAGATCTTCATAGTCATGGACACAGGCGTCGGGTATCGCTTGATCCATCAGGCCGGACGTACGATCCAGCTGTTCCATCGTCAGGTCAGGGCGGTTCTTCAGCAGATTGCGTTTCCATTCGCAGTGAATCTCCTGGGTCCATCGCGCGCGAAATCGTCCTGAGAGGGCAAGCCACATGAGGAAGTCTCTCAAGGGGGCGGGGTACAAGACGCATGCATCGGCTTTTCATTGGCGAGGCAGCGGTAAAAGAGGAATGCCTCACTCGTATCCTGTCCTTAACGCCTGAGCTTGCTCTGCGAGAAGCGCCATTGCCTGCTCGCTGGCGGTGGTGCGCCGGGTCTTATAGTCCATCAGATCGGCAAAACGCACACGTCGGTGCTTGCCTGTTTTGTGGTAGGACAACTCGCCGCTTTCCAGCAGTTTTATGAGGTGTGGACGTGAGACGTTGAGCAGGTCCGCGGCTTCCTGGGTCGTCAATTCGGCATGCACCGGGACGACCTGAACCGCGTTGCCGGCTGCCTGCTCAGCCAGAATGTCGATCAGCAAGCGCAGGGCCGAGGTGGGCAGTTCGACGCGATGAGCCTCGTTCTGTTCGTCGAAAATCTGGATGTGCTGAGTCTCGAAATGGGTCGCGAGGTAAGCCGCCAGGGCACGCTGCCCTTCAATGGCGGCTTTTACTTCGCGTTCTACGGGGAGGCTGATGGAGGGATGAATAACGGTCGACATGGCGAGTCCGGCGTTGGAAATGAGGAATGCCGGAACGTTATTCGAAATAAGCGAAAATCGCAATAAACGAAACGAGTTTGGGTTTTATGGTTTTTTCGTCAACAACCCCTGCACATATTCAACAAACGCCCGCGCCTTGACACTGGCCAGCCTACCCGTCGGAAACACCGCCGACAGGTAGTCAAAACATCCTGCAAAACAACCAACGTTGTGTCACAGGCTTGCGCAGGCTACTAAAGGTATCTCTAGAGTTACTTTAATGGTCGAGGCTATTGCCGACCTCGGCGGCGACCCATCGCAACAACCCGGAGTTTACCGACATGGGTTGGGGCATGCTCGAGCTGGACATCTCGCCGTACATGGGCAAGACCGAAAAGGTCAATGTGACGTTGCCCGGCTATGTCATCCAGCGGATCGACCGCTACGTGCGGGAGCACAACGTCAAAAGCCGCTCCTCGTTCCTGGCGGATGCCGCCATGGAAAAACTGGTCCGGCATTGAGCCTCGAGCACTGTCGGATCAGCGATCCGGCAGTGCTCTTCAGATTCTAGGCCGTTGCCAGAACAGGCTTCTGCGAAGCACTCAAAAACCGCACCAGCGCCAGCAGCG is a window from the Pseudomonas gozinkensis genome containing:
- a CDS encoding PIN domain-containing protein, giving the protein MYPAPLRDFLMWLALSGRFRARWTQEIHCEWKRNLLKNRPDLTMEQLDRTSGLMDQAIPDACVHDYEDLIAGLTLPDCDDRHVLAAAIRCGASVIVTFNQKDFPCKALEPFGIEAQHPDEFVDNLLGLDPAAVVAAAQKQRRQLKMPAMDVEPFLDLLQRQGLIKSAQALSGYHAIL
- a CDS encoding helix-turn-helix domain-containing protein, yielding MSTVIHPSISLPVEREVKAAIEGQRALAAYLATHFETQHIQIFDEQNEAHRVELPTSALRLLIDILAEQAAGNAVQVVPVHAELTTQEAADLLNVSRPHLIKLLESGELSYHKTGKHRRVRFADLMDYKTRRTTASEQAMALLAEQAQALRTGYE